The following are encoded together in the Aerococcus mictus genome:
- a CDS encoding NADPH-dependent FMN reductase — MILKILVLSGSNVGHKTEVAAKAILDILAKDQYSDHQVQFINLLDKEMDFADGRNFLDYKGDTLEVAQAVMEADVLFIGTPIFQASIPASLKNVFDLLPEKALEYKTVGIFASSGSNRHYLIPELQLKPILNYMKANVTPRYVYLSARDFTLNEISSDDVLLRLEQLVDETLTLAKTYQEIQRIEDEKLGF; from the coding sequence ATGATCTTGAAAATACTCGTCTTATCCGGCTCCAATGTGGGCCATAAAACCGAAGTGGCAGCCAAAGCTATCCTGGATATCTTAGCCAAGGACCAATACAGTGACCACCAAGTGCAATTTATTAACCTCTTAGATAAGGAAATGGATTTTGCCGACGGAAGAAACTTCCTCGATTATAAGGGAGATACCTTGGAAGTCGCTCAAGCCGTCATGGAGGCAGATGTCCTCTTTATTGGAACCCCTATCTTCCAAGCCTCCATTCCAGCTTCTTTGAAAAATGTCTTTGACCTCTTGCCAGAGAAAGCCCTGGAATATAAAACCGTGGGTATCTTTGCCTCATCAGGGTCTAACCGCCACTACTTGATTCCTGAATTGCAATTAAAACCTATCCTTAACTATATGAAGGCTAATGTTACACCGCGCTATGTCTACCTAAGCGCCAGAGACTTTACCCTTAATGAAATTTCTTCCGATGATGTGCTCTTACGTTTAGAACAATTAGTCGATGAAACCCTCACCCTAGCAAAAACCTACCAAGAAATTCAACGAATCGAAGATGAGAAGTTAGGATTTTAA